In Phytoactinopolyspora mesophila, the following are encoded in one genomic region:
- a CDS encoding UxaA family hydrolase, producing the protein MAEQRRLTGYRRPDGRVGTRNHVAVLPVDDLSNAAAEGVASLVPGTLPLPHAFGRLQFGDDLELTFQTLIGVGGNPNVAAVVVIGIEPNWTERVVEGIAATGKPVTGFSIEGSGDLAVIERASRVAKDYLQQASELTREPVEIPDIMLTMKDGESDTTTGLGSNRVTAYLVERWVDAGGTVIFGETSELTGGEHLIAERCADDDVRKRFQALYDDYIDMIDATGANLLGSQPTQGNIAGGLSTIEEKALGNIVKTGSVPIVGALAAAEAPTRAGLNFMDTSSAAAECVTLMTAGGGVVNLFPTGQGNVIGNPVQPVVKITANPKTATSMADHMDVDCSAVLAGRASVEQAGEELIDLVVRTVNGRLTAAEALGHREFTLTKLYRSA; encoded by the coding sequence GTGGCAGAACAGCGTCGCCTGACCGGATATCGCCGGCCCGACGGCCGGGTGGGCACCCGCAACCACGTCGCCGTCCTCCCGGTCGACGACCTGTCCAACGCCGCGGCGGAGGGGGTGGCGAGCTTGGTGCCCGGGACGCTCCCGCTGCCGCACGCGTTCGGACGGCTGCAGTTCGGCGACGACCTGGAGCTGACCTTCCAGACGCTGATCGGTGTCGGCGGCAATCCGAACGTCGCCGCCGTGGTGGTGATCGGGATCGAGCCGAACTGGACCGAGCGGGTCGTCGAGGGCATCGCCGCCACGGGTAAGCCGGTCACCGGGTTCTCCATCGAAGGCAGCGGTGATCTCGCCGTCATCGAGCGAGCCTCGCGGGTGGCCAAGGACTATCTCCAGCAGGCCAGCGAGCTGACCCGGGAGCCGGTGGAGATCCCGGACATCATGCTCACGATGAAAGACGGCGAGTCCGACACGACGACGGGCCTTGGGTCCAACCGGGTGACCGCCTATCTGGTGGAGCGGTGGGTCGACGCCGGCGGCACGGTGATCTTCGGCGAGACCAGCGAACTCACCGGCGGTGAACACCTGATCGCCGAACGATGCGCCGACGACGACGTGCGCAAGAGGTTCCAGGCGTTGTACGACGACTACATCGACATGATCGACGCCACCGGCGCCAACCTGCTCGGCTCACAACCCACTCAAGGCAATATCGCCGGTGGGTTGTCGACCATCGAAGAGAAGGCGCTGGGCAACATCGTGAAGACCGGCAGCGTGCCCATCGTCGGCGCGCTCGCAGCAGCCGAGGCTCCCACCCGGGCGGGGCTGAACTTCATGGACACCTCGTCCGCGGCGGCGGAGTGCGTCACGCTGATGACCGCCGGCGGCGGCGTGGTGAATCTCTTTCCGACCGGACAGGGCAATGTGATCGGCAACCCGGTCCAGCCCGTCGTGAAGATCACCGCCAATCCGAAGACGGCCACCTCGATGGCTGACCACATGGACGTGGACTGCTCGGCGGTTCTTGCCGGCCGAGCCAGCGTCGAGCAGGCGGGCGAAGAGCTCATCGATCTGGTGGTGCGCACCGTCAACGGGCGCCTGACCGCGGCAGAAGCTCTAGGGCATCGCGAGTTCACGCTGACCAAGCTCTACCGCAGCGCCTGA
- a CDS encoding carbohydrate kinase family protein, translating to MTHQSDGPLIFVGLATLDAIALVERYPQPDERVLADDVTYAGGGPAATAAVAAARLGVPDVAFLGAVGDDEDGQRVVTDLQAEGVDTSGVRRIPGTRTPASVVVVDHSQGTRAISHRSGPRLEIDAGQRSRMVGAAWVHTDHVGWPAFSATFAGSQKDQPRLSVDGGNPIDGFTPAGVDLYVPTVEALTVRYGECQAEDLLDAAQADGARTVVATRGAQGSIAVGSGGQRYQAPGFPAQVHSTLGAGDVFHGALLAAIHHGADLPECLAYANVTAALACRGLDGRSAIPTHDEVRRHLADLA from the coding sequence ATGACCCACCAGTCCGACGGACCGCTGATCTTCGTCGGTCTCGCGACTCTCGACGCGATCGCACTGGTGGAGCGGTATCCCCAGCCGGACGAACGCGTGCTCGCCGACGACGTCACCTACGCCGGCGGCGGCCCGGCCGCCACGGCAGCCGTCGCCGCCGCCCGCCTCGGGGTACCCGATGTCGCCTTCCTCGGCGCCGTGGGCGACGACGAAGACGGCCAGCGCGTCGTCACCGACCTTCAGGCAGAGGGCGTCGACACCTCGGGCGTTCGCCGAATACCCGGAACGCGCACGCCGGCCAGCGTCGTCGTCGTCGATCACAGCCAGGGCACCCGAGCCATCTCGCACCGCTCCGGCCCACGGCTCGAGATCGACGCCGGCCAACGCAGCCGGATGGTGGGAGCCGCCTGGGTCCACACCGATCACGTCGGCTGGCCTGCGTTCAGCGCCACCTTCGCCGGGTCCCAGAAAGATCAGCCGCGACTCAGCGTCGACGGGGGCAACCCGATCGACGGGTTCACCCCCGCGGGCGTAGATCTCTACGTGCCCACCGTCGAAGCACTCACTGTCAGATATGGAGAGTGCCAGGCCGAAGACCTGCTCGACGCCGCGCAGGCCGACGGTGCGCGCACGGTCGTGGCCACGCGCGGCGCTCAGGGCTCGATCGCCGTCGGCTCCGGCGGGCAGCGCTACCAGGCTCCCGGCTTTCCGGCGCAGGTGCATTCCACACTCGGGGCCGGCGATGTCTTCCACGGCGCACTGCTGGCCGCCATACACCACGGCGCTGATCTGCCGGAATGCCTGGCCTACGCCAATGTCACCGCTGCGCTCGCCTGCCGGGGGCTGGACGGCCGCTCAGCAATTCCCACCCACGACGAAGTCCGTCGCCACCTGGCGGACCTCGCCTGA
- a CDS encoding aldehyde dehydrogenase family protein has protein sequence MKRQANSLIAGEWTESAGHVDVLNPVDGSVVGVVGYGGAAEARAAADAAAAAADQWASTPARLRGDILRRGADLIAERAEEIGVLLATEAGKRRPEAVGEVRFSAEYFRWFAEEARRPDGSVHPPEDPARRHMTIRRPAGVVASLTPWNFPCSIQARKLAPALAAGCTVVARVSEKAPLAVTEMIRCLAEAGVPDGVLNVVHGLAAEVTGAYLDHPAVRVVSFTGSTAVGRQIMAKASERVVRPLLELGGDAPFVVFEDADVDAAVEGAMLAKFRNTGQSCIAANRFLVHDAVYDEFVTGLAARIDAMVVGDGLADPVPDLAACIDDERVRAVEAMVTEAVDGGAKKVTAERELPSGAFCAPSLLVDVPDDAALATEEIFGPAAGVFRFSSEEEALSRANNTEMGLAGYFYSRDVARMWRIGERLDVGIVGVNNPLPTVCFAPMGGTKQSGLGREGGSPGLEEFQEVRYLAVGL, from the coding sequence GTGAAACGCCAGGCGAACTCGCTCATCGCGGGCGAATGGACGGAATCGGCCGGGCATGTCGACGTCCTCAATCCAGTGGACGGCTCCGTCGTCGGCGTTGTCGGGTACGGGGGAGCGGCCGAGGCGCGGGCAGCGGCCGACGCTGCCGCCGCGGCCGCCGATCAGTGGGCGTCCACACCCGCCCGCCTACGTGGCGACATTCTCCGTCGCGGTGCTGACCTCATCGCCGAGCGGGCCGAGGAGATCGGCGTGCTGCTGGCCACGGAGGCCGGGAAGCGGCGCCCGGAGGCCGTGGGAGAAGTCCGGTTCTCCGCGGAGTACTTCCGGTGGTTCGCCGAGGAAGCGCGCCGTCCGGACGGTAGTGTGCATCCGCCTGAGGATCCGGCGCGCCGGCACATGACCATCCGTCGCCCGGCGGGCGTGGTCGCAAGCCTGACGCCGTGGAACTTTCCGTGCTCCATCCAGGCTCGTAAGCTCGCGCCCGCTCTTGCCGCCGGGTGCACAGTCGTGGCTCGGGTATCGGAGAAAGCGCCGCTAGCCGTCACCGAGATGATCCGGTGCCTCGCTGAAGCCGGTGTGCCGGACGGCGTGCTGAACGTCGTGCATGGCCTCGCGGCGGAGGTGACCGGTGCTTATCTTGATCATCCGGCGGTCCGGGTGGTCTCGTTCACCGGTTCCACCGCCGTGGGCCGGCAGATCATGGCCAAGGCCAGTGAACGGGTCGTGCGGCCCCTGCTCGAACTCGGCGGCGATGCGCCATTCGTCGTGTTCGAGGACGCCGACGTCGACGCCGCTGTCGAGGGGGCCATGCTGGCGAAGTTCCGCAACACGGGACAGTCGTGCATCGCCGCCAACCGGTTTCTCGTGCACGACGCGGTCTACGACGAGTTCGTCACGGGTCTGGCCGCCCGGATCGATGCGATGGTTGTCGGCGACGGCCTCGCTGATCCGGTGCCAGACCTGGCCGCGTGTATTGACGACGAGCGAGTCCGCGCGGTGGAGGCGATGGTGACCGAAGCCGTCGACGGCGGTGCCAAGAAGGTGACGGCCGAGCGCGAGCTGCCGTCCGGAGCCTTCTGCGCGCCGTCGTTGCTGGTGGATGTGCCCGACGATGCTGCACTGGCCACGGAGGAGATCTTCGGCCCGGCGGCCGGGGTGTTCCGGTTCAGCTCCGAGGAGGAAGCACTGAGCCGGGCGAACAACACCGAGATGGGCCTGGCGGGCTATTTCTACAGTCGCGATGTGGCCCGGATGTGGCGGATCGGCGAACGGCTCGACGTGGGAATCGTCGGCGTCAACAACCCGCTGCCCACGGTCTGCTTCGCCCCGATGGGCGGGACCAAACAGTCCGGGCTCGGGCGCGAAGGCGGCTCACCCGGGCTGGAAGAGTTCCAGGAGGTCCGATATCTGGCCGTCGGCCTGTGA
- a CDS encoding Ldh family oxidoreductase encodes MSLTIGTARRLATDLLQGAGFGPEEAGATAEGIVLADCWGIGSHGLMRLPYYLHRAVTGGYPPTAALRTVSDTGPAIALDGGGGLGHWQVRRAAELAATRCARFGLAAVSVGNSGHCGALGAYTLPLLEAGYVSMIFSTGPAVMPPWGGSQPLLSTSPLAAGIPSRPRPMIVDLASSAVARGKIAAHAARDEPLPAGWALDAAGRPTTDARAALHGMLAPLGGAKGYALAMLVETMSAGLAGPRLAGDVTDMFDPEDAAEPQRIGHLVVAFDPARFDVEGGAGAQSRLDELAARATVAGGRIPGGRRVMPAEIDDDAVLAVDEKTLSELLSWAQRLGVADGTLNTR; translated from the coding sequence GTGAGCCTGACCATCGGCACCGCTCGTCGGCTGGCCACAGACTTGCTCCAGGGAGCCGGATTCGGGCCTGAAGAGGCCGGCGCCACCGCCGAGGGCATCGTGCTGGCCGACTGCTGGGGTATCGGCTCACACGGACTCATGCGGTTGCCGTATTACCTGCACCGTGCCGTCACCGGCGGTTACCCGCCGACGGCGGCGTTGCGCACCGTCTCCGATACCGGTCCGGCGATAGCCCTCGATGGAGGTGGCGGGCTCGGGCACTGGCAAGTGCGTCGTGCCGCTGAACTCGCCGCCACCCGGTGCGCCCGGTTCGGCCTGGCCGCGGTCAGCGTCGGCAACTCGGGGCACTGCGGCGCGCTTGGTGCGTACACGTTGCCGCTGCTCGAAGCCGGCTACGTGTCCATGATCTTCTCCACGGGGCCGGCTGTGATGCCGCCCTGGGGCGGCTCGCAACCGCTGTTGTCCACCTCCCCGCTGGCCGCCGGGATACCGAGCCGGCCCCGGCCGATGATCGTCGATCTGGCGAGCAGCGCCGTGGCCAGAGGGAAAATCGCCGCGCACGCCGCGCGGGACGAGCCGCTGCCTGCGGGATGGGCGCTGGACGCCGCGGGTCGCCCCACCACCGACGCGCGAGCCGCGCTGCACGGGATGCTGGCTCCGCTGGGCGGGGCGAAAGGATACGCGCTGGCCATGCTCGTGGAGACGATGTCGGCCGGGCTGGCGGGGCCCCGGCTCGCCGGTGACGTGACCGACATGTTCGACCCGGAGGACGCGGCCGAGCCGCAGCGGATCGGGCATCTTGTCGTTGCCTTCGATCCGGCGCGGTTCGACGTGGAGGGTGGTGCCGGCGCCCAGAGCCGCCTCGATGAACTGGCCGCTCGAGCCACCGTCGCCGGTGGCCGGATACCAGGTGGGCGGCGTGTGATGCCAGCGGAGATCGACGACGACGCCGTACTGGCCGTGGACGAGAAGACCCTGTCGGAGCTGCTGAGCTGGGCGCAACGGCTCGGCGTCGCGGATGGCACGCTGAATACACGCTGA
- a CDS encoding DeoR family transcriptional regulator gives MTTDNLRYDQAPDRRENILSRLRAAGFLSVSALAEDLGVSDMTIRRDLRRLASDGEVRIVHGGASLPHPTLRTSEFVSRARAHAEEKRMIAHRAVELIGPSDTIAIDAGTTTYDVVHELPDEFSGCVVSHSVPVLQALLARPEPRVVGLGGDLFRSSQAFVGPLTESAAAGLRVRVFFLGAAGVDEKGVYVEADIERPTKLALIEAADVVVLLADRSKFEHPATVRLCGLEQLDRVITDQEPPERIRQALATAGVDVTSS, from the coding sequence GTGACCACCGATAACCTCCGCTACGACCAGGCGCCTGACCGGCGGGAGAACATCCTGTCGCGGCTGCGTGCGGCCGGGTTTCTCTCGGTCAGCGCGCTGGCCGAAGACCTTGGCGTGTCCGACATGACCATCCGCCGTGATCTCCGGCGGCTGGCCAGCGACGGCGAGGTTCGCATCGTGCATGGCGGCGCGAGCCTGCCGCACCCCACGCTGCGGACCTCTGAGTTCGTCAGCCGCGCCCGCGCTCATGCCGAGGAGAAACGGATGATCGCGCACCGTGCGGTCGAGCTGATCGGCCCGTCCGACACGATCGCCATCGACGCCGGTACCACGACCTACGACGTCGTCCACGAATTGCCGGATGAGTTCTCGGGGTGTGTGGTCAGCCATTCGGTGCCGGTTCTGCAGGCGCTACTGGCCCGGCCGGAGCCGCGGGTCGTGGGCCTCGGCGGCGACCTGTTCCGATCGAGCCAGGCATTTGTCGGACCTCTCACCGAGTCGGCAGCGGCCGGTCTGCGGGTGCGGGTCTTCTTCCTCGGCGCCGCCGGTGTCGACGAGAAGGGCGTGTACGTCGAGGCCGACATCGAACGGCCTACGAAACTCGCGCTCATCGAGGCCGCGGACGTCGTCGTGCTGCTCGCCGACAGATCGAAGTTCGAGCACCCGGCCACGGTGCGCCTGTGCGGGCTCGAACAGCTCGACCGGGTCATCACCGACCAGGAGCCCCCGGAGCGAATCCGGCAGGCGTTGGCCACGGCCGGTGTCGACGTGACCAGTTCATGA
- a CDS encoding LysR family transcriptional regulator, producing the protein MTSTSWPDLNSLELFVLVAEHGSVGQAAARHGITQASASRRLDTLERELGVPLLVRSTTGSRLTDDGRVVVDWARATLAAAGDLMAGVSALRHERAGALRVAASMTVAEYLMPGWLMTFRHNRPDVDVSLQVANSESVGEMVRAGDVDLGFIESPSVPGGLTSRQVATDRLVVIVAPAHRWARRRTPIPAAELAATPLVVREPGSGTRTALERILDRNQMAAPLLELSSNAAVKVAVETGQAPAVLSNLAVAGEVRDGRLRDVAVAELELDRPLRAVWPRRRRLAEPAATLVRLAEQAGARVPQTGDARRPAGQR; encoded by the coding sequence ATGACATCAACGTCGTGGCCGGACCTGAACAGCCTGGAGCTGTTCGTTCTGGTCGCCGAGCACGGCAGCGTCGGGCAAGCCGCGGCGCGCCACGGCATCACCCAGGCCTCGGCCAGCCGCCGGCTCGACACGCTTGAAAGAGAACTCGGAGTCCCGCTACTCGTACGCTCCACCACCGGTTCCCGGCTGACCGATGACGGCCGGGTCGTGGTCGATTGGGCACGCGCGACCCTCGCAGCCGCCGGCGACCTCATGGCCGGAGTCTCCGCCCTGCGTCATGAGCGGGCCGGCGCACTGCGGGTGGCGGCCAGCATGACCGTCGCCGAGTACCTGATGCCCGGCTGGCTGATGACCTTCCGGCACAACCGTCCTGACGTGGACGTCAGCCTGCAGGTGGCCAATTCCGAGTCGGTCGGCGAGATGGTGCGCGCCGGTGACGTGGACCTCGGTTTCATCGAATCGCCCAGCGTTCCCGGCGGCCTCACTTCGCGGCAGGTGGCCACGGACCGGCTGGTGGTGATCGTGGCGCCCGCGCACCGGTGGGCGCGCCGCCGCACGCCCATCCCGGCCGCCGAACTGGCCGCTACCCCGCTGGTGGTACGCGAACCCGGGTCCGGCACCCGGACGGCGCTGGAGCGCATCCTCGATCGCAACCAGATGGCGGCGCCACTGCTGGAGCTCTCGTCCAACGCCGCGGTGAAGGTCGCCGTCGAGACCGGGCAGGCGCCCGCCGTACTGAGCAATCTGGCCGTGGCCGGTGAAGTCCGTGACGGCCGGCTGCGCGACGTGGCCGTGGCGGAGCTCGAACTCGATCGTCCGCTCCGGGCCGTCTGGCCACGGCGTCGCCGGCTGGCCGAACCTGCCGCCACGCTTGTCCGGCTGGCCGAGCAGGCCGGTGCCCGCGTCCCGCAGACCGGCGACGCCCGGCGACCGGCCGGGCAACGCTGA
- a CDS encoding YeiH family protein — MEPIPGEKPAHSSVWPGLAFVAAGVAVAFAVNHTVPVSVLMIALALGAVATNTGMVGAALRPGLAFAARQLLRTGVVLLGLQLALPEVLALGPRVLTLVIVSVAVTYAGTLVMGRALGLSAERSLLIATGFSICGASAVAAARSVVNSDDEDVATGIALVTIFGTLSIVIMPALYMPLGLDPTSFGIWAGASVHEVAQVVAVAGTVGASALAPAVVVKLTRVVLLAPLVAGMSLWQRRRAGQPVPGWRPPIVPVFVLGFLLAMAVRSADVVPGGLLELAATAQTMLLAAAMFGMGAAVHLRTLIRGGGPSLLLGLLSTLLISTVSGAGLMLL, encoded by the coding sequence GTGGAACCGATACCAGGGGAGAAGCCGGCGCACAGCAGTGTGTGGCCGGGCCTGGCTTTTGTGGCGGCGGGCGTGGCGGTCGCGTTCGCGGTCAACCACACCGTCCCGGTCAGTGTGCTGATGATCGCTCTGGCTCTGGGAGCCGTAGCGACGAACACGGGTATGGTCGGTGCCGCGCTGCGGCCCGGGCTCGCCTTCGCCGCCCGCCAGTTGCTGCGAACCGGTGTTGTCCTCCTCGGGCTGCAACTGGCCTTGCCCGAGGTACTGGCGCTCGGGCCCCGCGTGCTCACGCTGGTGATCGTCAGCGTCGCGGTGACCTACGCCGGCACCCTCGTGATGGGTCGCGCCCTGGGGTTGTCGGCCGAACGGAGCCTGCTCATCGCCACCGGATTCTCGATCTGTGGCGCGTCCGCGGTTGCCGCCGCGCGCAGCGTCGTGAACAGTGACGATGAGGATGTGGCCACCGGCATCGCGCTGGTGACGATCTTCGGCACCTTGTCCATCGTGATCATGCCGGCCTTGTACATGCCGCTGGGACTGGACCCGACGTCGTTCGGCATCTGGGCCGGAGCAAGCGTGCACGAGGTAGCCCAGGTGGTGGCCGTCGCCGGGACGGTCGGCGCGTCGGCGTTGGCTCCGGCCGTGGTCGTGAAGCTCACCCGGGTCGTGTTGCTGGCGCCGCTGGTCGCCGGGATGAGCTTGTGGCAGCGACGCCGGGCCGGGCAGCCCGTCCCGGGCTGGCGGCCCCCGATTGTTCCGGTCTTCGTTCTGGGCTTCCTGCTGGCCATGGCGGTGCGCAGCGCCGACGTCGTCCCAGGCGGGTTGCTCGAGCTGGCGGCCACCGCACAGACCATGCTGTTGGCCGCCGCCATGTTCGGCATGGGGGCCGCGGTTCATTTGCGCACATTGATCCGTGGGGGAGGACCGAGCCTGCTGCTGGGGCTGCTGTCCACACTGCTCATCAGCACGGTCTCCGGCGCCGGCCTCATGCTCCTGTGA
- a CDS encoding UxaA family hydrolase — MTERGPDFLAHREGDHVAVAVRDLSPGEVRGSYLDGSGEAGVVLNHDVPLGHKLALAPVASGADVVEYGIRIGVASKDIEVGDYVHVHNVRSARWQNSVA, encoded by the coding sequence ATGACCGAGCGAGGACCTGACTTCCTCGCCCATCGCGAAGGCGACCACGTCGCGGTGGCTGTACGTGATCTGAGCCCCGGCGAGGTCCGGGGTTCCTACCTGGATGGATCGGGCGAGGCCGGCGTCGTGCTGAACCACGACGTGCCTCTTGGGCACAAACTCGCCCTGGCGCCGGTCGCATCCGGCGCCGATGTCGTCGAGTACGGGATACGGATCGGCGTCGCCAGCAAAGACATCGAGGTGGGCGACTACGTCCACGTACACAATGTGAGGAGCGCACGGTGGCAGAACAGCGTCGCCTGA
- a CDS encoding NAD(P)-dependent oxidoreductase produces the protein MIADSGAADVAVVEDVRGKGLDDLAARLNVRHDPAAWSTPERIVAVAAGARALVVRNRAQVDAALLDALPALHVVARAGTGLDNIDLDAADQRGVVVVAPLGANALSVAEHTLGLALAVARRIVKLDVECRAGGWNRTPGLELSGRTWGVLGAGATARAVARVAAALGMAVIAYDPYVDAGDPELAQLGVRLAPLSEVMATADVISSHLPATDATRHLVDASLLAHVKPQALFVSVGRGEVVDEEALADALESGRLAGAGLDVREQEPPVPGRLEKLDNVVLTPHVAGITAQSQERIVGILAADIEAVLSGAPARHAVGQSTRRRTA, from the coding sequence GTGATCGCGGATAGCGGTGCGGCGGATGTCGCGGTGGTGGAGGACGTACGTGGAAAAGGTCTGGACGACCTGGCCGCTCGGCTGAATGTGCGCCACGACCCGGCCGCGTGGAGCACGCCGGAACGGATAGTGGCGGTGGCAGCCGGCGCACGTGCGCTGGTGGTGCGCAACCGCGCTCAGGTCGACGCCGCACTGCTGGACGCTCTGCCGGCTCTGCACGTCGTCGCCCGGGCCGGGACGGGCTTGGACAACATCGATCTCGACGCGGCCGACCAGCGTGGCGTCGTCGTGGTCGCTCCGCTGGGCGCCAACGCGCTGAGCGTGGCCGAGCACACACTCGGTCTCGCGCTGGCCGTCGCCCGCCGGATCGTCAAGCTGGACGTCGAATGCCGGGCCGGAGGCTGGAACCGGACACCGGGTCTGGAGCTGAGTGGGCGGACGTGGGGTGTGCTCGGCGCGGGGGCCACTGCCCGGGCCGTGGCACGTGTCGCCGCGGCGTTGGGGATGGCGGTCATCGCCTATGACCCCTACGTCGACGCCGGAGACCCGGAGCTCGCCCAACTCGGCGTGCGGCTGGCGCCGCTCAGCGAGGTCATGGCGACCGCTGACGTGATCAGCAGCCATCTACCCGCCACCGACGCCACCCGCCACCTCGTCGATGCCTCATTGCTCGCCCACGTCAAGCCGCAGGCGTTGTTTGTCAGCGTCGGCCGCGGTGAGGTGGTGGACGAGGAGGCCCTCGCCGATGCGCTCGAGTCGGGCCGGCTCGCCGGCGCCGGACTCGACGTCCGAGAGCAGGAGCCACCGGTGCCGGGCCGGCTGGAGAAGCTGGACAACGTGGTGCTCACCCCGCATGTCGCCGGCATCACCGCGCAGAGCCAGGAGCGGATCGTCGGCATCCTGGCTGCCGACATCGAGGCGGTGCTCTCTGGTGCGCCGGCCCGCCATGCCGTCGGCCAGTCCACCCGGAGGAGAACCGCGTGA
- a CDS encoding aldolase — protein MLHHEKESNPLATNAAGAPDLAPLTRPSGAFAMLALDQREALRAMLAEHRSDPVTDQQVTEFKLTAARVLTPFASAVLLDKQFVLDQAISEKAIAPGCSLIAAADEFVAGSDEFVADTRIDHTVDPVHYRDHGAVALKLLVVWRPDEDPARRIELVERFVARSHAAGLASIIEPVSRAPRGGGSWDWDAGVLAAVKELGDLGADLYKAEVPLHGLGDAAEIRRRCAQITETLASPWVVLSSGVPEDAFPRAVELAVAEGASGFLAGRAVWQSSIGASDVEATLRSNAVSRLRRLCDVVDEGITNR, from the coding sequence ATGCTTCACCACGAGAAGGAGTCCAATCCCTTGGCCACCAACGCCGCGGGAGCGCCAGACCTCGCACCGCTGACCCGTCCATCCGGCGCCTTCGCCATGCTCGCCCTCGATCAGCGCGAAGCGCTGCGAGCCATGCTTGCCGAGCATCGATCCGATCCAGTCACCGATCAGCAGGTCACCGAGTTCAAGTTGACCGCCGCCCGAGTATTGACGCCATTCGCCTCCGCCGTGCTGCTGGACAAGCAGTTCGTTCTCGATCAGGCCATCTCCGAGAAGGCGATCGCGCCGGGGTGTTCCCTGATCGCCGCTGCCGACGAGTTCGTCGCCGGATCTGACGAGTTCGTCGCGGACACCCGGATCGACCACACGGTCGATCCAGTCCATTACCGCGACCACGGCGCGGTGGCCCTCAAACTCCTCGTGGTGTGGCGGCCCGATGAAGACCCGGCTCGGCGGATCGAGTTGGTCGAGCGGTTCGTGGCACGCTCTCATGCCGCGGGGCTGGCCAGCATCATCGAACCGGTATCCCGGGCGCCACGCGGTGGCGGGTCCTGGGACTGGGACGCCGGAGTGCTCGCCGCGGTGAAAGAACTCGGTGACCTCGGGGCTGACCTGTACAAGGCGGAGGTTCCCCTGCACGGGTTGGGGGATGCCGCCGAGATTCGGCGCCGCTGCGCCCAGATCACCGAGACGCTGGCCTCGCCGTGGGTCGTGTTGTCTTCCGGCGTTCCCGAAGACGCGTTCCCGCGGGCGGTGGAACTAGCCGTCGCCGAAGGCGCGTCAGGCTTCCTTGCCGGCCGGGCCGTGTGGCAGTCGAGCATCGGCGCGTCCGACGTCGAAGCGACCCTACGAAGCAATGCGGTTTCGCGGCTGCGCAGGCTGTGCGACGTCGTCGACGAAGGCATCACCAACCGCTGA